Below is a genomic region from Rhododendron vialii isolate Sample 1 chromosome 5a, ASM3025357v1.
AACTACAGTCTCCGTGAGATGCCATTGTAAGAGGGGAAGAAATAAGCTTTTGAGCAATGGAAGCAATATCCTTAGCTAAAACTTCGTCCACGGCCCTCAAGAAATGCTCCAGAGGTTTCTTAAAACATATACGATATGAAGTAAGAAAACTTTTCTAAAGGTGAAAGAGAATTAAGTCTACTCTTGTATAGATTCCTTTTTCCTAAACTATCATATCCGTACAGAAGTGGTAAACACACTgccagttcaaaaaaaaagggtaaacaCACTGCACGATTAACAAGAGAAAAACACGCATTTGGCCAATCCTCGATCAGCAAGAAGGAAATAAAACTAATCCAATGTCCTATTATGGAGACGGAGGAACCGAGAAAAATAGATCCACCGAATTTTCTGTTTGCTTTTGATCAGCAGATCCTCCAAATCTATGTTACCTAAAACACAGTTCATTCCAATATGAGGAACAGGAACAGGCACATGATGCACCACAAGTGCCAAACTGTGGTGCAACTTGAGGAGGCTTTCCTTAGGTACAATAGCTCCAGGTTGTTTTATGAGACATTGCAAAGAACAAAACCACATAATTAAGAAAGTCCTGCCAAATAGTGAGAAAACTAGAATGCATTGTCTTGCTCCAAGGAACAACCTTTCGACATCGTTTTTAAGGTAAAAGAATGTGGGACTAGTACATAGTCTAGCATGGCAGACGAGGGTATCTTTCAAACCACAGAAGGCTAGAAAGAGCATATGCCAACAAATCATACACTTGATATCATTTAGACATACAATAGCATCTAGAAACAAATTTACTCCGATTTTGCTTTCTCAATACTTGCTTATTTAAAGAGAATTGGGAGCCAAGTCTTGAGCATTGCCTCTCTCCATAAGTCAAAATTTGTCTACCGTTATCTTTTGAGCATTACCTCTCCCCAATGCCTGAGCGGCAAACCAGACAGAAAAAACCCACCCAATGTGCCAAATGCACCCAAAACagccgccaaacaatgaagacGCTCCATCACCGCTATCGGAACCTGGAGAACCAGCCCCGACCTGTTGCTGCCCCAAAGCGGCAAAGAAGCCCCTCCCATGCCAGTCGACCCGTTGTCGCTACAGTGTGCCGCTGAAATACTGCCACCATGCTGCCATGATGTGAGAGCTGCCGCCTGAGAAACCACCCTCGTTGCCTCCATTGCACTGCTACCGCCTTGCTCCGTTACATCGCTGCCCCCTTGTTGCCGATCCATGACTGCCGCCTCCGTGTTGCTGACCCAAAAGCCACCATGTGCCCCAATCGCCACCGCCGCTGCCACCATGATGCCGCCGCCCAACACAGCCCCCATCTGCCACCAACGACTCCAACACCTGAACCGCCAATGACCTCCAGATCCATGAACCCTTGCTCCCCCAACCTGCCAAAAACCGCCAATGTACGTTTTTTAGTTATTTCTCCTTCCACTATATATGTATTCCAACCTCGTCATTTTTTCAATAGTTCTGTTCTTGAAACAATCACTTCATCTTCACGATTGAAACAgaagttctctctctccaaggaTTGTGCATCACAAATGTATAATTACCATTTGCTATGATCTGCTGTGAACCCAATTCacccttttgtgtttttttggccACATGTGACTGCAATGTGTTTGGAATCCTGAGTTCACACCGGATCATAGTAGATGGCAATTATACAGGATTCATACTGTCCATTATCTGCGTTTTTACGGTGGTTGAGTTCTTTTCATCTCTATTATCTGAGAAGTGgagtgtttaaaaaaaaatcaaacttttgaTCGTTTTAGCTGCGACATTGGTATTTCTGGCATCTATATACCAACAAATGTCAACTCCTGGTTCCTCGTTGGAACTTATTGCCCAGTTATTATCTACCAGTTCTTGAGGTATACCTCGCCCACCCATCAATACCTTCTTTCTTTATCCCTCACAACAGGGACCGCTGTTACCATTAACAGAATTAAGAGTGATGCACATGATTTGATAGCATAGTCCACACCATCACTCTTAATTCTGTTAATGGTAACAGCGGTCCCTGTTGTGAGGGATAAAGAAAGAACGTATTGATGGGTGGGCGAGCTATCCTCAAGAACAGGTAGATAATAACTGGCAATAAGTTCCAATGAGGAATTAGGAGTTGACATTTGTTGGTATATAGATGCCGAAAATACTGATGTCGCTGCTAGAATGAtcaaaagtttaatttttttttagaacactcCATTTCTCAGATAATAGAGATGAAAAGAACTCAGCTAATGTAAAAATGCAGACAATCGACAATATGAATCCTGTATAATTGCCATCTACTATGATCCGGCGTGAAGTCAGTATTCCAAGCACATTGTAATCACATGTGACCAAAAACACAAAAGGGAAGATTGGGTTCACACACCGGATCATAGCAAATGGCAATTATACATACATTTGTGATGcacaatagagagagagagagagagagagagagagagagagagagagagagagagagagagagagagagagagagagagagagagagagagaactattgGGAAAATGATGGGGTTGGAATACATATATAGTGGAAggagaaataactatttttagTACCCAAAATAAGGAATGCAACTGAATCGTTTAATCACGTAACGATTAGTCCTAATTCGGTGGATAGAGATCCATGAAAGTATGGACGCTTGTTCGAAagataaaagggaaaatgatgaccaatgacgtgttttgataattaatatccgctaaggatatttttagcattaataaatgttctcagcatgccCGTTTTTTAGCACTCTTAGTTTAATATCTATTATAAGTTTATTTGCTTAAAAGAAATCATAAATGGTATTTGGTATTAAATGTGAATAATTATATATTTAGTTTTCTGGGCTTATTTCATCAgaacaattaattattttaagtttcaatttgtaactttatttgttCATTAAgatgtaaaaataaattttattataaaCTAAATTCAAGAGGGCTACcattgccgttcaaaaaaaaaaaaaagagggctACCATGTTATCGAGATTGATCTAGACATCTACATGGTAATAATCTATTCTACCATTTATTTACCAAACAATTTTAAGTTTTACTTGTGCTTATAAAAAGTTGCACCAAACACGTTTCCAacttatttgaagttttttaatTGAGTGGGTAATCAAAGTAAATATAACCTACTAATCTAACTTAGAAGTGAAAACAAATGGAGCTATACTATCTGTAAAAAATCTCCTCACTTTTGATAGTGAGATATgttacaaacatgctatagGGCACcttagaccaatttttttttatctaagtTAAGTAGCAACATTTGGTCAAATTAATTGCAGTGCATTTCAATAAGTGAATAATAAAAGGCTGGAAAGTGAAAGACTCAGAGATGTAGTCCTAATTTTAGAACAAATCACTCCTCAAGTTCAATTTTCCCCCTTTTAATAATCTGTAACCATACTTCTCCCtttcaagattaaaaaaaatattttttggggatttatcaaataaagatGACGAGACActtattttcatatatatatatatatataaacaatcggtaaaggaaaaaaaaacctttggtTTAACTGTCCTTTTGGATTGAGCAATTTGGTaagtaaagaaaaaaggaattgGTAGAGTTACttacaaaaatgtaaaaataaaataaaattcgtgAGATTTTTTTCTCATCACATCCTTTCTCAAGATCCAACTAAAGAAATACCAAACTACAGAGTGTACGTAGTTCGCTTGAAACCGCCCTCTTTTTAGGGGATGTATTTGGACTACTGGAAATTAGGAATGTGACTGAATTGTTCAATCACATACGTAACGATTAGTCCTAATCCGGTGGATCACGTACGTTGGGGGAATCATTTTTCACCAGTCTTTGTGCGAATAACTTTCCTCACTTTTCGGTAGTATCCTTAAAAAAAGTAAGGACACTTGTTCGAAAGGTAAAATAGGCCTATAAATATTACATGCCTCAATTATGCTTTGGTAATCAAATGGGCCCGATTGGAAAATCTTCAGTTTCTTGTTGCCACTGTTAAGTATATTCCGCGATTGATTTTCACCTGGAAAAACCACAAATCCATatgagcccttttttttttttttccataactcAAGTATTCAGACCGGCTTACAGccttgttagatttttttttttttttgaatagcaaCCTTGTTAGATTACATTTTCAGCCGTACTAActattttccaattttcaatattATGCTTTCTTCGTTTCTATTTGAATggaaaaaacaggaaaaaaattgttttagttGGGAAATTTTAATTACAGATGGTTAAATTAAATActcgattttttattttgattttttgttgttcgTGTAATTGCACTAATTTCCAATTTAAACcatattctttttttactttttaaatttcgcTCGACAATTGAGGAAAAGTGGAAAAcataaaattttgacaaaaagataaaaaaaaaccatgcaccaaagaacaaaagtttcaaaatataaaaaaagttgCTTTCATGTCTTGCCTCATAATTGTTGTGAATTGGATGCTGATATTCTAGAATACTGCGACAATGAATCTATTTATGTTCTCTCAAATCTCAGGGGCCCCCCTCTTGCCTAACAGTTTCCTATTTCTCGCCCAACTATACGTCTGTCATGCTATTTCTCTATATAGACCGCTGCCGGTGCACCCGAAGCTAGCAAAATGTACGttgtcttaattttttcaaCCTCTTCCTCTTTGATTACTCAATGATCTTCTATTTACAAATCTGTTTGTGTTCCACGGTTTTGGCTCGTGCGTTTATAGGTTTCAAGGAGAAATGGAGGCGCCATATGTTGCTGGTATAACTTTGTGATGTTTGGATTGCTCATCGTCCCTCATGTCGGAGCCATATACTGGGGAACCAAAAATACTGAGCATGCTGTTGATTGGGAAGCTGCTTGCTGGATTCTCATGGCCGTTCTGTATGTCCTCAACCTCATATGGAGGCCACACGGTAAAGGATTTTGGACATGCTACAACGGTACAATGCTACTGCTACTGATTGCAATCTTTTTTGGCTCTTTGATGGGCACGTAACGATTGGTGCCTTGGTGGATATGTGTGCAATCTTGGCCCAAGACGGGCTGTTTGTAATGCACATTAATTACATTGGACCGGATACGGTATACTATTGCTAAAGCAGAATAAGACGATGTGGAGCGGGCAAGGCACCTTTCATTTTGTCTAAGACTTTGAGGAGACAACATTTGAGCAATGCTACTGCTCCATATTAACTACCTTTACGAGAAGTTACTACGGCAATGtatgaacaagaagaaaaaaaggaacacaACCGGTGGCTTGTTCGGCAATGTGGCAATGATTAATGCGTTCACCCTACTTTGGTCCATCAACGTCATCCTCCAGATCTCGTACAAAATCGCTTGCGTGTCTATTGAATGGATGTTGGTATTCGAATTTGATAGTAGAAGAATTGGTCTATGCGATCGTAACGTTTTCCCTATCAATTGTGGCTCTCGCTGGCACCATTTGTGCAAATAGGCGCTTGGTGTTGATTTATACACGGGGTTTGTTTGATTCCAACGAACATTTGACTTGTTTGGATTAATATGAGAGTTCAAAACTCAGTTTGCAATTATACTCGAAACGTTATGCAACTGCTGTGGATCGTCTCTCACATATACAGACAGATATAGGCAATCTAAAATCACCATTCATTTCACAACTTGTCCTCCGACAGTCGAATTAAGTTCCCGAATCCCAACTAATTATCTCAAAACGAAGGGATCATACACGCAACTACACACGTTACTGCGTAAGCTAAAGTACAGAATTACGAAGCAGACAACAACTGCCAATCACACCATTACCTTCTGTCGAGCTCTACTTTGCATATCAGCTTCAGAATTTCAATAGAAGAGACCAGAATTTAGTACATGTTGATCTCCATTGAGGAGAGACCAGAATTTCAATAGAAGCTGACAAGTTCCCCTAATTGCACTTGTTCTGAGCGTGCAGTGTGCAGTAAGATGAGCTCAAATGACATCAAAGTACACGAATAGGCAAATAGATAGTTTGAGTACGTAAATCGAGCATAGATTTGGTTTGGCAAGCACTTACGAGTTCTCTTATATAgattttttgggtttcaatCTCAAGGAATCGTCAAATTCAGTTCCTAAGTAGGGGTGCAAATGATCTGAGCTTtatagtgttcgagctcggctcgtttagtaaacgtgCAAAAAACACAAGCTCGAGCCCAGGCTAATTGACTTCACGAGCCTCTTTAAATAAGCCGAGCCAATACAAATGAGCTGAGCTGAGCTTTTGAATCTTCAGCTCGGCCTAAAACtactcgagctcagctcgattACTAAGAGAGCCGAGCCGAGTCACAAGCAACTGGGTTCGTTTGCAGCTCTAGTTTTGAGGTTGCTTACCATAGGACTTAGACCCGAAAAAAATTTGTGAGTGCAAAAATTGAGAGCGTGAGCGAAGGGACTATTGGAAATATCATGTGATGAATTGAATGAATCAGAAACTCAACAAGCTTCTTGTGGCGGGATCGAGGACTAGAGAATTTGTGGGCTGGAGACGGGAGCTTGCGGTGACCGCGCCGTTGCAAAGATCCGTAGTCCGACGAGGATTggtgtcacgacccaaaacctaccttggaagtcgtgaccggccaagcgggtgttaagccgccgaaggcctgctcatattctagtttagggatttctcacatCATTGttattttaaaccatataagcaaagtatgcggaagtgtagaataaataacataatcccagagcttctaagtgtacaagtataataattacaaaccattagactacACATGATTCTTCATGGTTATTCTAGCACCCCATTCAGTCCACAATttgctatctaccttaacctgaaaaattggaaaaggttttcataagccgaagctcgggtgagaaacgtataccaaaattacaagtttgaccatggaaataccccacattataaaacagttcaaagcaacaattcaaatattttgttGACCATCTAGTACAAgcatttttgtccgaaagctcatttcttcagtccaagagatggacccttttcatttcatttccctttcaagtttttcacttttgagcgataatagcattcaacggtatttttgccagtcggttggggagcgacctcattgaagagtggtaagatatcattacccggtgatgcctggctgcatctcctaccttattacttcacgccactagtttctttacatgtcccctagcgctcgagacaccgttcgaatgattcatattatcacaagcatgAACTAACAAGAAGTGAAATTCAAGTTCCCAAAACGTATTGCCATGGTCTAAATTAACTGTAACACCAAAGATTTAATAAACAGGCCATCACATGTATTTTACTCAACATCACCAATTAAATCAAGTAAGAGGATCGAATTCCACACTTTTCAGCAAaaacaagcaatggcattttatcccaaaattcagaaaaatatatgtaactaaggtatgcgcaactcaccaaaaaagATGCGTCTAACTTGACGTGGCACCGAACTAGCCCAAGGCACTGGTACCTAACAAAATGTACCACAAATTATCATTTGTTACAGTTGAACTTAATTTAGTGATTGACTGGAATTTCTTCATTAGGCCGTCGGGTCGGCATAagtactattattattattatattagttCAATTACAGAGGAGGTATTTAGTTAATCTAGCACTATTCCTAGAGCTGTTGGTACAAAAATTAACGTAGAAGTTTGGAAAAGATTTCATCACTTATGATAAGCACTGGGTTTAATTAGTTTAATCAATTCATATTTCAATTTCTTAAATAGAGGCTTACAACAGTCGGCAAATAATCAATAAATAATTTTACTTAAATCAATTTACGGCGGCGAGTTCCGGAACCAAACTCTTTGCCGAAAGTAGTAGTTTTACTCTTTAATTAAGTTCTTCGGCACATCGAGTGCGGTAAAGTTCTTGCGCAAGAAAGAGTGGTGCTCTGTGCGCTGAACGTGTGCGAATTGTAAGAAATTTAGCCCCAATTCTACTTCCTCTATTATAAACAGTATACATATCTCTTGTTCCTAACTGTAAAATAGATTAATAGATGAGAAAGATTACCGATAGGAACTATAGAAATTTTCCGGAAAACGAACGGAATGGTAATCGGAGGATTTCGGCAGAGAAAGTGAAGCTACAggggtctctctctcctttttgctttgctttgtcttttaatttaataaatacttataatagttatatatatactacGGTGGAAAGGAGGTGAATCAGATGGAAAAGTTACACCTGTAATTTCAAAGAACGAGTCTGTGACACGTAGTGTGGCGTGTCGGTTTGGGCTCGTCTCGATTTCGGTCCATATGCGTTCGGATTCCGGTTTccgaaaaattccaaaaattcaacacaagctaataataatttaagggtCATCGTGACAGTGTCGGATTTTTAAGGTAAAATCCTATCGTTGCATAACTCATACAATGAGTCGGGTTCCCATTCGGACCACGTGactataatttaaaaaaaatcaggatTTTACAATTGGGCGGAGAGGAATTGTTTGGTGGAGAGGGAAGAACTCGCCATGTTCCTGACTGACCTCAGCCTAACGGAAATTAGATACCGTACtatagaaaaaaaggaaaaaattaatcgAAACCAAAATTAGTATAtcgatttatttttgtctttattcaaaaaaaaaaggttttaattgtaattttttactttttagattcttcttctcatgacaaagtaataatccaaaaaaaaatgacaaaaaaactaTCCAATgcgattattatttttgaataaagacaaaaaaaaaaatcatttggcttattagaTCTCATAAGTGTTTCTAtccgtctttttttttaaaatttttgtgagctttgagtttagttttcaatttttacatGTAGTATTATTCATATTCAGGAGAAGAacttcaaaacaaaatattacgatcaaaagcacaaaataaaaagttcgCTTACGACAGTAAAagaatttgaacttttttttttaaattttgatttatatttttatactctTTCTATTATTCTCCTCGAGATAAATATCAATCTTCCCGGCATTAATAACTATCTTCCCAATTCCAACacctttttagaattttgagCTCCTTTCCAATCATCCTTTTCatctgaaaaaagaaagaaagacttgTACCCATTCtcctaagaaaaataagtagttattttttgaataaatatttattttttaaattaagtgtgatgtattgtgagagaatgacttgtctcgtcaaaaaagaaataaaaatacttaaaaaataaaaaccttgaCGGGACCTATTTAAAGCTGCTGCATGTCAACCTATTACCTTATGAAGTAGTTCTGTACCAATTTATCCCCTAAGGTGATGGCAAGAAAAACCCATGCTACACAGAGCTCGTGCAATTGATTGCAGTGGGTGTGAGTGCAAACAAAATTATGGTGTTTACTGTTGGATctaattctttgtttgtttgtttgtttatctaCTTGCGCACAGGTCTTTGATGGCGCCGTTGGTGACATTGCATGCCATCATCATGAACAGGACAAAGAAAACGGCATCACAACGAAGAAAAACGGGCATCCCAATAAGGTTGACACTCCAGCCCTCGACAATCATTTGCCTTAAGACCCAAAAAGTTGGCGATCGAGGAACCAGACTCCGGACGTTATGTGCTTATCTTGTAAGTTTTATCTTTGCACTCTTATCagtaatgggttttggttccTAAAGAGCAAAACAGGCTTCCGCTCTGCGCAATTGAAAACCGAAGGTCTCTAGTTTTTTGATCAGCACACTAGAATAATTTTctcagaataataaaaaaaaaaaaaggattttttaTCAATAGGACAAAGGAAGAGTACAAAGTAAAGGTTATACGCCTCAAACACCAAGAGCAATGCAAGGTATCCAAACAAATTACCCAGAAAGTATCCCGAAAAGAGAAATCAAGGGTCTAGATTCGCTCAAAAGATGATCTGGACCCGCGGGGTACTTTCTCGGTAAGTTTTTTGGGTACCTAGTAATAATGAAACAGCGAAAGAAACTCATCAcgcctatcaaaaaataaaaagagcagGAAGAATCCCAACTAAAAGGACCGGTTTGGCGGTTTAAGAGCTTCCCTGGGCTGATTTAGGAGCTATGGGTTCAATGCAAGATGTCCATCGGCAAATGTATATGACAGTTGACGGTATAGAAAACAAGTACAGGTTGCTCAGTGCAATTCAATATTCTCTAGTGGGAAGATAGGGCTCTCTTCAGAGTGTGAAATTAGCATAGATTCGCGTTcctacctatatataactatataagcTTGGCAtgcgttttctttttttaacagcaaacaGAAATAGGAGAATAATAACTGGAAATTGCAACCGCACGGTCTCTCGGTTGGAGTTGTATAAGTATTTTGTTGCAGGAAAACAAGGCACGTGACAGTAGCTGAAAATCGCAACCAGTCTCTTGGTTGGAGTTGTACAGACATGAATCAGATGCACAACATGCATCCTTGATGACAGCTTGGGCCTGGATATGGCCTGACAACACTTCACGAGGAACTTGATTTTAAAATCGCAAAATATTCCAAAGAGTCATCTACAGATAGATTTGCAGGTTGTACCGTGCAATCATTACATAACGATTCAACAGGGCAACAAATCAAATTCCCCTCTTTGCAATTATTCAGTATCTTTCTCTCCGTTAAACACAAGATTACCGGAAACATGGAAATAGGTTACTTTCCTTTTATGCTATTTCCACCAACACTCTGTACAAGCAACCGCCTTAACTACTATGGATGCCCTTAGGCCTTAGCAAGCACGTGCCTCTCAGTCAGCTGCCTAGGAACAGGTCCACAACCACCGGAGACTCTCAAAGAAGCGAAGAGACAGGGAAGCCTTGCAATCATTGGTTTAGACCTAGCCATTCTCGGGACAATTGCCAACTCCTTTTTGTGATCTTCATCACCAGAGCTACGGTAGCCTTCTAAATCGGCTTTTGTAATCAAAACTGCATCCCCAGAGGAGGGAGAGTGAGGAGTAGAAGTTAATCGGTGCTGCTTGCATTCTTTGACTGCCTGCTTATCAAAAACCATCTATGTCAAGCccagaacaaaaatgaaaagccaaattATTGATCTTGGATTATTTGTTACTTAACCTAAAGGTTGAAGATCTCACCTACTGAAACAAAAATTACCAGATTTCCTAGTGTTCAAAATGTGGATTTTGAATAAAGGAATTCGACACGTTATTCAATTAAGAGTAGCTGAAATTTAGATTCAAAACGTTGAGTTAGGGAAAAGTTCCACCAAAAAATACTGAGGATACTAGTCACAAAACTTGTGAAACAGGTAACTACCGTCTCCGTGAGATGCCATCGTAAGGGGGGAAGAAATAAGCTTTTGAGCAATGGAAGCAATACCCTTAGCTGAAACTTCGTCCACAGCCCCCAAGAAATGCTCCAGAGGTTTCCTAAAGCATAAACGATATGAAGTAAGAAAACTTTTCTAAAGGTCAAAGAGAATTAAGTCTACTCTTGTATAGATTCCTTTTTCCTAAACTACTATATCCGTACAGAAGTGATAAACACCTGCACGattaacaagaaaaaacacgCATTTGGCCAATCCTCGGTCAGCAAGATGGAAATAAAACTAATCCAATGTCCGATTATGGAGACGGAGGAACCGAGAAAAATAGATCCACCGAATTTTCTGTTTGCTTTTGATCAGCAGATCCTCCAAATCTATGTTACTTTTCCTGAAACATGGTTCATTCCAATATGAGGAAACAGGCACATGGTTCACCACAAGTGCCAAACTGTGGTCCAACATGAGGAGGCTTTCCTAAGGTACAATAGCTCCAGGTTGTTTTATGAGACATTACAAAGAACAAAACCACATAATTAAGAAAGTCCTGCCAAATAGTGTGGAAACTAGAATGCATTGTCTTGCTCCAAGGAACAACCTTTCGACATCATTTTTAAGCTAGTAAAAGAATGTGGGACTAGTACATAGTCTAGCATGGCAGACGAGGGTATCTTTCAAACCACAGAAGGCTAGAAAGAGCATATGCCAACAAATCATATATCATTTAGACATAAAATAGAGCATCTAGAAACAAATTTACGTGGatttttctttcacaatacTTGCTTATATAATCCATTAGATACAATAAATATGCAtacaaaaaacacaataagaGATCATTATGCATAGATGCATACTGCTAGGACAACCTTATCCAAATTTCTTTAAAGAGAATTGAGAGCCAAGTCTTGAGCATTACCTCTCTCCATAAGTCAAAATTTGTCTACCGATATCTTCTGAGCATTACCTCTCCCCATTGCCTGAGCCGTAAACCAGCCAGAAAAAACCCACCCAATCTGCCAAATGCACCCAAAACagccgccaaacaatgaagacGCTCCATCACCGCTATCAGAACCCGGAGAACCAGCCCCTGTTGCTGCCCCAAAGCGGCAAAGAAGCCCCCCCCCATGCCAGTCGACCTGTTGTCGCTGCCGTGCGCCGCTGAAATACTGCCACCATGCTGCCATGACGTGAGACCTGCCGCCTGAGAAACCACCCTCGTTGCCTCCATTGCACTGCTGCCGCCTTGCTCCGTTACATCGCTGCCCCCTTGTTGCCGATCCATCACTGCCGCCTCCTTGTTGCTGACCCAAAAGCCACCATGTGCCCCAATCGCCACCGCCGCTGCCACCGTGATGCCGCCCGACACAGCCCCCATCTGCCAGCAACGACTCCAACACCTGAACCGCCAATGACCGCCAGATCCATGAACCCTTGCTCCTGCAACCTGCACACATCGCCACCAGCAAACAACCCTCTGCCACCATGCCTGTTTGAAttctatagagagagagagagagagagagagagagtaaaaaggAACTAGAGGCTGAAGCACACGAGATGCATGTGCAAgttggatttttcaaaattttcccaaTAGCTTACTGTTTGATATTTGATcgaattttcacaaattttgacaaaatctgATTTGCACACTCATCGCGTGTGGCCCGTTATTTGAttgaattttcacaaattttgttaaaatctGATTTGCGTGTGCCCGGGCTCTAATTAACCTATCGTTAAAgataaacaacaattaaataAGCATCACACCATTGAATTGCTTATATATTATGATATCATTTGTATGATATCaatcttgcacataatttttcttattttgtattTATCCCTCTTAGATAACAAACTGAAAGTGCTTTAACATGCATAAAGTTAATTAACATGATAAGCATGTGCAAGTTGAAAAATAATCCGGAAAAAGTCATACTATATACTTCAACCTCCCTCATTGGTTCTTGGTCTCTTCTTTTCTAACAATATGTACCAAACAAATAGAAATATATGTAACATTCTATATGTTACATTTAAAGCAATTCCATGGCTTAAAATCAGATAAGTACAAATTGAACTTATTACTCtcgcaaacaaaacaaaatgcgtTGGTAAAAGGATTAAACAAATGAAGTCCACTTGTAAAAATAGAGAATACAAAACCTATTTGTCTTGCTTGTTCTCATCTCTGTATCAATGGCCAACACCAATGCTGGATGCAACAGGAAAGCGTCCATTTTTGTGCAGAGTATATAGAGGAAGATGGGTAGTTTTTGTGATAGGAGTAGAAGTTATGGTGGGAGGGGAACTGACGTGGG
It encodes:
- the LOC131327450 gene encoding glycine-rich cell wall structural protein-like, which produces MVAEGCLLVAMCAGCRSKGSWIWRSLAVQVLESLLADGGCVGRHHGGSGGGDWGTWWLLGQQQGGGSDGSATRGQRCNGARRQQCNGGNEGGFSGGRSHVMAAWWQYFSGARQRQQVDWHGGGLLCRFGAATGAGSPGSDSGDGASSLFGGCFGCIWQIGKPLEHFLGAVDEVSAKGIASIAQKLISSPLTMASHGDVINVPSYDTVSNKFCL